In Halovivax gelatinilyticus, the following are encoded in one genomic region:
- the rnz gene encoding ribonuclease Z: MTLRVTFLGTSGAVPTVGRNPSSVFLAREGDSFLFDVGEGTQRQLMRYGTGFDVDHIFVTHAHGDHVLGLPGLLQTLDFNDRERSLSISVPRGTARRIRSLAFALETRPGFPVEIREVDPDDVVYRADEYEIRAFATDHDTRSVGYALVEDERKGRFDRERAEELGVPVGPKFSQLHERNPVELDDGTVIEPDEVVGDPRPGRSLVLTGDTRPTAATVDVADEPELLIHDATFASDRAERAVETAHSTARQAAEIANRCGAKRLALVHLSSRYGGDPSAHLEEARAVFDGPDERVFVPNDGDDFEIPYPDD; this comes from the coding sequence ATGACGCTACGCGTGACGTTTCTCGGGACGAGCGGGGCCGTGCCGACCGTCGGGCGAAACCCGAGTTCGGTCTTTCTTGCTCGCGAGGGCGATTCGTTTCTGTTCGACGTCGGAGAGGGCACCCAGCGCCAGCTCATGCGCTACGGCACCGGTTTCGACGTCGATCACATCTTCGTCACGCACGCCCACGGCGATCACGTCCTCGGCCTGCCCGGGCTGCTCCAGACGCTCGACTTCAACGACCGCGAGCGGTCGCTCTCGATCTCGGTGCCCCGGGGGACGGCCCGCCGCATCCGCTCGCTCGCGTTCGCGCTCGAAACGAGACCCGGCTTTCCGGTCGAAATTCGTGAGGTGGATCCCGACGACGTCGTCTATCGGGCCGACGAATACGAGATCCGGGCGTTCGCCACGGACCACGACACGCGGTCGGTCGGCTACGCGCTGGTAGAGGACGAACGCAAGGGCCGATTCGACCGCGAGCGAGCCGAGGAACTCGGCGTGCCCGTCGGGCCGAAGTTCTCACAGCTCCACGAGAGGAACCCGGTCGAACTCGACGACGGGACCGTGATCGAACCCGACGAGGTCGTCGGCGATCCCCGGCCGGGGCGCAGCCTCGTCCTCACGGGCGACACGCGACCGACCGCGGCGACGGTCGACGTCGCCGACGAGCCGGAGCTACTGATCCACGACGCGACGTTCGCCAGCGACCGCGCGGAGCGAGCGGTCGAGACCGCCCACTCGACAGCCCGACAGGCCGCCGAAATCGCGAACCGATGCGGGGCGAAACGCCTGGCGCTGGTGCACCTCTCGTCGCGCTACGGGGGCGATCCGTCGGCACACTTAGAAGAGGCGCGAGCCGTGTTCGACGGGCCCGACGAACGCGTGTTCGTTCCGAACGACGGCGACGACTTCGAGATTCCGTATCCGGACGACTAG
- a CDS encoding poly-gamma-glutamate biosynthesis protein PgsC/CapC, which translates to MALPRHERPNYSHESGDSDEHRYTNGASHAMIVALVLSVLGILMGIVVVQWYGLRLSGVLVVPLFAVYALYDFVAVPAFLLAGACAYVGVSALRKRTFLFGRQLLLAAMAIGAAVPLCLFVPLSAVGAVSIELSALTVVGSILPGVAAYNYHQLDDRAERIDDLIASTAAFVGLVGLGVALINVSFAPTLGRIVPPFLFTPEADVAAIRQATISDIEAGLGASTPVLLLTFAIGVLGSEGVYHRWGVRLTGIVALPLLALFALQSAVVVPIYVAGLGIVYLLTTEIHRRTLLYGRVLLGISIVVGMLAMLPVAIVAPVAPGVHLFFTAVLTGVGAYNLHRVPPAHRRNTMAISAGLFVVLLFWLRLFVSPSSNGALYEPTVPTLTLALAGVLAGTVAIYRLERLELPAGNRRIAATNPSA; encoded by the coding sequence GTGGCCCTCCCTCGACACGAACGGCCGAACTACTCGCACGAATCGGGCGATAGCGACGAACACCGGTACACGAACGGAGCCAGCCACGCAATGATCGTCGCGCTCGTGCTGTCCGTGCTCGGCATTCTAATGGGAATCGTCGTCGTGCAGTGGTACGGACTGCGACTCTCGGGCGTGCTCGTCGTCCCGCTCTTTGCCGTCTACGCCCTCTACGACTTCGTCGCCGTTCCAGCCTTCCTCCTCGCAGGTGCGTGTGCCTACGTCGGAGTGAGCGCGCTCAGAAAACGGACGTTCCTGTTTGGACGGCAGCTGCTTCTGGCAGCCATGGCGATCGGCGCAGCGGTCCCGCTTTGTCTCTTCGTTCCACTCTCGGCCGTCGGTGCGGTTTCGATCGAGCTTTCCGCACTCACCGTCGTTGGGAGCATCCTTCCCGGCGTCGCCGCGTACAACTACCACCAGCTCGACGATCGAGCCGAACGGATCGACGACCTCATCGCGAGCACCGCCGCGTTCGTCGGGCTCGTGGGACTGGGCGTCGCACTGATCAACGTCTCGTTCGCCCCCACCCTCGGGCGAATCGTCCCACCGTTCTTGTTTACACCCGAGGCGGACGTCGCCGCGATCAGGCAGGCGACGATCAGCGACATCGAAGCTGGACTCGGCGCATCGACGCCCGTGTTACTTCTCACATTCGCGATCGGCGTACTCGGATCGGAGGGCGTCTACCACCGCTGGGGCGTCAGACTGACGGGTATCGTCGCGCTTCCGCTGCTCGCCCTCTTTGCCTTGCAGTCGGCCGTGGTCGTTCCGATATACGTCGCCGGGCTCGGCATCGTCTACCTGCTCACGACCGAGATTCACCGACGGACGCTGCTCTATGGACGGGTCCTGCTCGGCATCTCGATCGTCGTCGGCATGCTCGCGATGTTGCCGGTTGCGATCGTCGCCCCCGTCGCGCCGGGAGTTCACCTGTTCTTCACGGCGGTGTTGACGGGCGTCGGCGCGTACAACCTACACCGCGTCCCACCGGCCCACCGACGGAACACGATGGCCATCTCGGCCGGCCTGTTCGTTGTGTTACTCTTCTGGCTCCGTCTCTTCGTCTCGCCGTCGTCGAACGGCGCACTGTACGAACCGACCGTCCCGACGCTCACACTCGCTCTGGCGGGCGTACTCGCCGGCACAGTCGCAATCTACCGGCTGGAACGGCTCGAACTGCCCGCCGGAAACCGACGCATCGCCGCCACGAACCCCTCCGCGTGA
- a CDS encoding methyltransferase domain-containing protein yields MYVLELGGEDDAFAIAEARAAATGLEPLGPGLALAKAISHERVRTLAYTRRASELVGRTDAALASARVLLETAALDRAGTVAVRATDVKGTTGIDTAEAERTLGGVLTDRGYSVDLDDPDHVLRASFSEGPIDPDSGSVLKPADGENGLAHGTDAATGDHHSVCALGWLAAESVRDFGDRRPTDKPFFQPGSMDPLLARAVVNLAGARPNATVLDPMCGTGGVLVEAGLVGANVIGTDAQVKMVRGARENLAHFLDPTAESSLPNRPGRFDVARADATALPLADDAVDAVVFDAPYGRQSKIETHRLEDLVSGALEETRRVADRGVIVADRSWASLAREAGWTIDAAFERRVHRSLTRYVLVLV; encoded by the coding sequence GTGTACGTCCTCGAACTCGGGGGTGAAGACGACGCGTTCGCGATCGCCGAAGCGCGCGCCGCGGCGACCGGACTGGAGCCGCTGGGTCCGGGACTCGCGCTCGCGAAGGCTATCTCGCACGAACGCGTTCGCACGCTCGCCTACACCCGCCGCGCGAGTGAACTCGTCGGCCGCACCGACGCGGCTCTGGCGAGCGCTCGCGTCCTGCTCGAAACGGCCGCCCTCGACAGAGCGGGAACCGTGGCCGTCCGCGCGACCGACGTGAAGGGAACCACCGGCATCGACACCGCCGAGGCCGAGCGAACGCTCGGCGGGGTACTCACGGACCGCGGGTACAGCGTCGACCTGGACGACCCGGATCACGTCCTGCGCGCCAGTTTCTCGGAGGGGCCGATCGATCCCGACAGCGGATCCGTGCTGAAACCGGCCGACGGGGAGAACGGACTGGCCCACGGGACGGACGCCGCGACGGGCGACCACCACTCGGTCTGTGCGCTCGGCTGGCTCGCCGCCGAAAGTGTCCGCGACTTCGGCGACCGGCGGCCGACCGACAAGCCGTTCTTCCAGCCGGGGAGCATGGATCCGCTGCTCGCGCGCGCCGTCGTCAACCTCGCCGGTGCCCGCCCGAACGCGACGGTGCTGGATCCGATGTGTGGCACCGGCGGCGTCCTCGTCGAGGCCGGACTCGTCGGCGCGAACGTGATCGGAACCGACGCCCAGGTGAAGATGGTCCGCGGCGCGCGCGAGAACCTCGCTCACTTTCTCGACCCGACCGCAGAGTCGTCGCTCCCGAATCGCCCCGGCCGCTTCGACGTGGCGCGAGCCGACGCGACCGCCCTCCCGCTCGCCGACGACGCCGTCGACGCCGTGGTCTTCGACGCTCCCTACGGTCGCCAGTCGAAGATCGAAACCCACCGGCTCGAAGACCTCGTCTCGGGCGCCCTCGAAGAGACCCGACGCGTCGCCGACCGCGGCGTCATCGTCGCCGACCGCTCCTGGGCGAGCCTGGCCCGCGAGGCCGGCTGGACGATCGACGCGGCATTCGAACGGCGCGTCCACCGATCGCTGACGCGGTACGTGCTGGTGCTCGTCTAG
- a CDS encoding acyl-CoA thioesterase — protein sequence MPTLLETHIENRFRVQPHHANNHQTLHGGNLMKWLDEIGAMSAMRFAGETCVTAQVNRLDFSRPIGIGDTALVEAYVYDAGRSSVKVALRAWREEPRTGETELTTESTFTFVAVDADSSPVTVPSLTVETEEGERLRERALDRDE from the coding sequence ATGCCGACGCTGCTCGAGACGCACATCGAGAACCGCTTTCGGGTCCAGCCCCACCACGCGAACAACCACCAGACGCTCCACGGCGGGAACCTGATGAAGTGGCTCGACGAGATCGGCGCCATGTCCGCGATGCGCTTTGCCGGCGAGACCTGCGTCACCGCGCAGGTGAACCGACTCGACTTCTCGCGGCCGATCGGCATCGGCGACACGGCGCTCGTCGAGGCGTACGTCTACGACGCCGGCCGATCCAGCGTCAAGGTTGCGCTTCGCGCCTGGCGCGAGGAGCCCCGGACGGGCGAGACGGAGCTGACGACGGAATCGACGTTCACGTTCGTCGCCGTCGACGCCGACAGCTCGCCGGTGACCGTGCCGTCGCTCACGGTGGAGACCGAAGAGGGCGAGCGTTTGAGAGAGCGGGCGCTCGACCGAGACGAGTAA
- a CDS encoding Mur ligase family protein, producing MNYPPIDRTRDVVTTAAKRLESLTPEIVRRGSIHRSQLAEADVRIVVSGTRGKSGMTRRIHDVLCARGYDTYAKITGNHPLSVYNGEEHPIERGERVTLYENASELRSFGPTDALVLENQGITDYTTRLMNETFGHPDVFVITNVRQDHRDTLGGNRAAIARSFARAVPRDTCVVNGERDPELRAYLERELDYVGASVRHVDVPDEHRDIPGAEVVYGIDEVLQAIGEPALSDPLRESLLDDYRVEWIKLPRGRVFNAASVNDVESTEMIRRALVEDDEVVQPLLYLREDRRARTASFHTYLAELHRIGAIEQARVVGSDAELFAEKSDVPVIVESDNPDHAGSILESALDDGWPVLIMGNTVASFMRALEAEIDQRSSAYELIESQRSSRSAGPDDRMRADATGSDEIEFGPSTAARADDPTAESGVLPPSVQLTDAGREQGNRATGLNVEGAESNGDGVAESAKSEGESADERERTTVTGRSS from the coding sequence ATGAATTACCCACCGATCGACCGAACGAGAGATGTTGTAACGACCGCTGCGAAGCGACTCGAATCGCTCACCCCGGAAATCGTCCGTCGCGGATCGATCCACCGTAGTCAGCTCGCCGAAGCGGACGTACGGATCGTCGTTTCCGGTACCAGAGGAAAGTCCGGAATGACGCGTCGGATTCACGACGTACTCTGCGCCCGAGGGTACGATACCTACGCCAAAATTACCGGGAATCATCCGCTCTCGGTGTACAACGGCGAGGAACACCCCATCGAACGCGGAGAGCGGGTCACGCTCTACGAGAACGCGAGCGAACTCCGGTCGTTCGGACCGACGGACGCGCTCGTTCTCGAAAACCAGGGAATCACCGATTACACCACGCGTTTGATGAACGAGACGTTCGGCCACCCGGACGTCTTCGTCATCACGAACGTCAGACAGGACCACCGGGATACGCTCGGCGGAAATCGTGCGGCGATCGCCCGATCGTTCGCGCGGGCGGTACCCCGCGATACGTGCGTGGTAAACGGCGAACGGGACCCCGAACTCAGAGCGTACCTCGAGCGAGAACTCGACTACGTCGGGGCATCGGTCCGTCACGTCGACGTGCCGGACGAACACCGTGACATTCCCGGAGCCGAGGTGGTCTACGGCATCGACGAAGTGCTGCAAGCGATCGGTGAGCCGGCGCTGTCCGATCCGCTTCGTGAGTCGTTGCTCGACGACTATCGCGTCGAGTGGATAAAACTGCCGCGCGGACGCGTGTTCAACGCGGCGTCGGTCAACGACGTCGAGAGTACCGAGATGATCAGACGGGCGCTGGTCGAGGACGACGAAGTCGTCCAGCCCCTGCTCTACCTTCGCGAGGACCGGCGGGCGCGAACGGCGTCGTTTCACACGTACCTCGCAGAATTGCATCGAATCGGTGCGATCGAGCAGGCACGCGTCGTCGGATCGGACGCGGAGTTGTTTGCGGAAAAATCCGACGTTCCCGTAATCGTCGAGTCGGACAACCCCGACCACGCCGGATCGATCCTCGAATCCGCGCTCGACGACGGTTGGCCCGTGCTCATCATGGGTAACACCGTCGCGTCGTTCATGCGCGCGCTCGAGGCCGAAATCGATCAGCGGTCCTCGGCGTACGAATTGATCGAGTCCCAGCGATCTTCCCGGTCGGCCGGACCGGACGACCGGATGCGGGCGGACGCAACCGGGAGCGACGAGATCGAATTCGGCCCATCGACCGCCGCGAGGGCGGACGACCCGACAGCGGAAAGCGGCGTTCTACCACCGTCAGTGCAGTTGACGGACGCCGGACGCGAGCAGGGGAACCGAGCGACCGGCCTGAACGTCGAAGGGGCGGAGTCGAACGGAGACGGCGTGGCAGAATCGGCGAAAAGCGAGGGTGAATCGGCGGACGAACGAGAACGGACCACCGTCACAGGGCGATCGTCGTGA
- a CDS encoding TATA-box-binding protein yields MTDPKDTINIENVVASTGIGQELDLQSVAMDLEGADYDPEQFPGLVYRTQNPKSAALIFRSGKIVCTGAKSTDDVHESLRIVFDKLRELQIQVNEDPEIVVQNIVTSADLGRNLNLNAIAIGLGLENIEYEPEQFPGLVYRLDEPEVVALLFGSGKLVITGGKRPVDAEHAVDKIVSRLEDLGLLE; encoded by the coding sequence ATGACGGATCCGAAGGACACCATCAACATCGAGAACGTGGTGGCGTCGACCGGTATCGGACAGGAACTCGACCTCCAGAGCGTCGCGATGGACCTCGAGGGGGCCGACTACGACCCCGAGCAGTTTCCCGGTCTCGTCTACCGAACACAGAATCCAAAATCCGCCGCGCTCATCTTCCGCTCGGGGAAGATCGTCTGCACCGGCGCGAAGAGCACCGACGACGTCCACGAGAGCCTGCGCATCGTCTTCGATAAGCTGCGCGAACTCCAGATTCAGGTCAACGAGGACCCCGAAATCGTCGTCCAGAACATCGTCACGTCCGCGGACCTGGGTCGAAATCTCAACCTGAACGCGATCGCGATCGGGCTGGGCTTAGAGAACATCGAGTACGAACCGGAGCAGTTCCCGGGACTCGTCTACCGCCTCGACGAACCCGAAGTCGTCGCGCTGCTTTTCGGCTCCGGAAAGCTCGTCATCACCGGCGGCAAGCGCCCCGTCGACGCCGAACACGCCGTCGACAAGATCGTCTCCCGGCTCGAAGACCTCGGCCTGCTCGAATAG
- a CDS encoding NAD+ synthase, which yields MLDLRFSEDELATRREHIVGFIRDQTDAAGVDGAVLGLSGGIDSTLTAHLATEALGPENVHGLVLPAVVSTTDNMSDAERVAKDLGVSHDVIEIEPVVDALLAAYPEAEGDHEAVGNARARIRAVFNYLVANHENRLVLGTGNRSEACVGYFTKYGDGAVDCHPIGNLYKQQVRQLASHLGVPDDLVEKTPTAELWADQTDEDELGLTYDELDAILATHVDGPLSVEATVRLSGLDRETVERVRALYEASEHKRNPPPAPAPIE from the coding sequence ATGCTCGATCTGCGATTTTCAGAAGACGAACTCGCGACCCGTCGCGAACACATCGTCGGGTTCATCCGCGATCAGACCGACGCTGCCGGCGTAGATGGGGCCGTTCTCGGTCTCTCCGGCGGCATCGACAGCACGCTCACGGCGCACCTCGCCACCGAGGCGCTCGGTCCGGAGAACGTTCACGGACTCGTCCTTCCCGCGGTCGTCAGCACCACCGACAACATGAGCGACGCCGAGCGCGTCGCGAAAGACCTGGGCGTCTCCCACGACGTGATCGAGATCGAACCGGTCGTCGACGCCCTCCTCGCGGCCTACCCCGAAGCCGAGGGCGATCACGAGGCGGTCGGCAACGCCCGCGCCCGCATCAGAGCGGTCTTCAACTACCTCGTGGCCAACCACGAGAACCGGCTCGTCCTTGGAACGGGAAACCGAAGCGAAGCCTGTGTCGGCTACTTTACGAAGTACGGCGACGGCGCCGTCGACTGTCACCCCATCGGCAATCTCTACAAACAGCAGGTACGCCAGCTGGCCAGCCACCTGGGCGTGCCCGACGACCTCGTCGAGAAGACGCCGACGGCGGAGCTGTGGGCCGATCAGACCGACGAGGACGAACTCGGACTCACCTACGACGAACTGGATGCGATCCTCGCGACCCACGTCGACGGTCCCCTCTCGGTCGAGGCGACCGTTCGCCTGTCTGGGCTCGACCGGGAGACCGTCGAACGCGTCCGCGCACTCTACGAGGCGAGCGAGCACAAGCGAAACCCGCCGCCGGCCCCCGCGCCGATCGAGTGA
- a CDS encoding poly-gamma-glutamate hydrolase family protein: MTNENDKRETTNRFRPSRRTMLAGMLGSPALLGVAVGSYEAATRQGITSSDDELTGTVCDLDYGQGHLADEPTALSADPRLLEELGVPEGGQIRVARDSNEYAIYTVLEARPEAPNDIVRMGDEARCRLDLAGQTFPGVEQDECPGPGNDCSIVEDEFDADLSATVVDPEQSVEDARENGGFVERLDERGSDTLILAPHGGGIEPKTDEQAAIAGEEAGLTTWRAMGWRVGGGSFTRYRVPSRLLDPASFPELAEIADERFENAVSFNGLCEEGIEVGGNASTAFKQVIADAINDALPTCAVVAEPVDDFTSDDLLVNRFGDQGVFISQSWNIRRAYAERVARGVASVFDESIHLTTQRC; encoded by the coding sequence ATGACAAACGAAAACGACAAACGCGAAACGACGAATCGGTTCCGACCGTCCCGGCGGACGATGTTAGCCGGAATGCTGGGATCGCCCGCGCTGCTCGGCGTCGCTGTCGGTAGCTACGAAGCGGCAACCCGACAGGGAATTACGAGCAGTGACGATGAGCTCACGGGAACGGTCTGTGATCTAGACTACGGACAGGGCCACCTGGCCGACGAACCGACGGCCCTGTCGGCCGATCCACGACTGCTGGAGGAACTGGGCGTACCCGAGGGCGGCCAGATCCGAGTAGCGCGCGATTCGAACGAGTACGCCATCTACACCGTACTCGAGGCGCGTCCGGAAGCACCGAACGACATCGTCCGAATGGGCGACGAGGCTCGCTGTCGTCTCGACCTCGCCGGACAAACGTTCCCCGGCGTCGAACAGGACGAGTGTCCCGGACCCGGCAACGACTGTTCGATCGTCGAAGACGAGTTCGACGCCGACCTCTCGGCGACCGTCGTCGATCCCGAACAGTCTGTCGAGGACGCTCGCGAGAACGGCGGGTTCGTCGAACGGCTGGACGAGCGCGGCTCCGATACGCTCATTCTGGCGCCACACGGTGGCGGTATCGAGCCCAAGACCGACGAACAGGCCGCGATCGCCGGCGAGGAGGCCGGATTGACGACCTGGCGGGCGATGGGCTGGCGGGTCGGCGGCGGCTCGTTCACCCGCTATCGCGTCCCCTCGCGCCTGCTCGATCCGGCCTCGTTCCCCGAACTCGCAGAGATCGCAGACGAACGCTTCGAGAACGCGGTCAGTTTCAACGGACTCTGTGAGGAGGGTATCGAGGTCGGTGGCAATGCATCCACCGCGTTCAAGCAGGTGATCGCCGACGCGATCAACGACGCACTGCCGACCTGTGCCGTCGTGGCCGAACCGGTCGACGACTTCACGTCGGACGACCTGCTCGTCAACCGATTCGGCGACCAGGGCGTCTTCATCAGCCAGTCCTGGAACATTCGACGCGCCTACGCAGAGCGCGTCGCCCGCGGCGTCGCCTCCGTCTTCGACGAATCGATCCATCTGACGACGCAACGTTGCTAG
- a CDS encoding DUF7282 domain-containing protein, translating into MSPALSMGSLKRAIALLAVVAIVVGAGVIVGQAPALFGADVAQDPHASITFTDQESNGSAVLVDSVSLSDGGFVVVTDERGTVVGVSEKLGSDEYDNVTVERIEDQDRELHGRLTATVYHDHTDDDEYSPDPDEGTGDRPYIVDGYPVSETATVMNVDRDPTATDSFTVQSIEGPSTGYTTETVTILAEIENPTDEERRQDTELRIGGALYEQQVFTLDAGETREMSFDVDLSDIGEGNVTYGVYTETDGMQGEITIEYDGPPHLSIQEANTTEMVVDVGVPDGGFVAVEDVDGQLLGTSTELEPGVYEGVRIEFDDLDASGNLTAIAYEGDPDEPDEATAYEWEGDPIADATDVRADLE; encoded by the coding sequence ATGTCACCGGCACTATCGATGGGGTCGTTGAAACGCGCGATCGCGTTACTCGCAGTCGTCGCTATCGTTGTGGGGGCAGGGGTGATCGTCGGCCAGGCGCCGGCGTTGTTCGGTGCCGACGTCGCACAGGATCCACACGCATCGATCACGTTCACCGATCAGGAGAGCAATGGCTCTGCGGTACTCGTCGACTCGGTTTCGCTCTCCGATGGCGGCTTCGTCGTCGTCACCGACGAGCGCGGGACCGTCGTCGGCGTCTCGGAGAAACTCGGTTCGGATGAGTACGACAACGTCACCGTCGAGCGAATCGAAGACCAGGATCGAGAACTCCACGGCCGTCTCACGGCTACGGTGTATCACGATCATACCGATGATGACGAGTACAGCCCCGATCCCGACGAGGGGACGGGCGACCGCCCGTACATCGTCGACGGCTATCCGGTGTCGGAGACGGCGACCGTGATGAACGTCGACCGTGACCCGACGGCGACCGATTCGTTTACGGTCCAGTCGATCGAGGGCCCGTCGACCGGCTACACCACCGAGACCGTGACGATTCTCGCTGAAATCGAGAATCCCACCGACGAAGAGCGACGACAGGACACCGAGTTACGCATCGGCGGCGCGTTGTACGAACAGCAGGTGTTCACCCTCGACGCCGGAGAGACTCGGGAGATGAGCTTCGACGTCGACCTCTCCGACATCGGCGAGGGCAACGTCACCTACGGCGTCTACACCGAAACCGACGGGATGCAAGGGGAGATCACAATCGAGTACGACGGACCGCCCCACCTCTCGATCCAGGAGGCGAACACCACGGAGATGGTCGTAGACGTCGGGGTGCCAGACGGCGGATTCGTCGCGGTCGAAGACGTCGACGGACAGCTGCTCGGTACCTCGACCGAACTCGAACCCGGCGTCTACGAGGGTGTACGGATCGAGTTCGACGATCTCGACGCTTCGGGGAACCTGACAGCGATCGCCTACGAGGGCGACCCGGACGAGCCCGACGAGGCGACGGCGTACGAGTGGGAGGGCGACCCGATCGCGGACGCGACGGACGTCCGCGCTGACCTCGAGTGA
- a CDS encoding AbrB/MazE/SpoVT family DNA-binding domain-containing protein — protein MGETDDAGEEYGISQLNHRGRLTIPKALRDDLDLDGGTEFRVVREGGDIRLVRELPELETLTRESEWGEEAFRDAGDATFGGR, from the coding sequence ATGGGTGAAACAGACGACGCTGGAGAGGAATACGGCATCTCACAGCTGAACCATCGCGGTCGACTAACGATCCCGAAGGCGCTCCGCGACGACCTCGACCTGGACGGTGGAACGGAGTTCCGCGTCGTCCGCGAGGGGGGCGACATACGACTCGTTCGAGAGTTACCCGAACTCGAGACGCTCACGCGAGAATCCGAGTGGGGTGAAGAGGCGTTTCGAGACGCCGGAGACGCGACCTTCGGCGGGCGATGA
- a CDS encoding type II toxin-antitoxin system VapC family toxin has translation MGAKRILPDLNALSIQLIEDHPGHPYVSEELVPALTGADTLVVFGYLPLRIQWVLEDLGFESYEARNAVSSLLRYPMEFVDVDDETVLDAYECSAAKNHDVYDCFYVALAREAEIDALVTTDRDFERLCDDEPFEYVNPVPEDVLERFHDAG, from the coding sequence ATGGGGGCGAAGCGCATTCTTCCCGATCTCAACGCGCTGTCGATACAGCTGATCGAGGACCACCCGGGCCATCCGTACGTCTCCGAGGAGCTCGTCCCCGCGTTAACCGGTGCCGACACGCTCGTTGTGTTCGGGTACCTTCCCCTTCGGATCCAGTGGGTGCTCGAAGACCTCGGGTTCGAGAGCTACGAAGCCCGAAACGCCGTCTCCTCGCTGCTTCGGTATCCGATGGAGTTCGTCGACGTCGACGACGAGACGGTGCTCGATGCCTACGAGTGCAGCGCAGCGAAGAATCACGACGTCTACGACTGTTTCTACGTCGCGCTCGCCCGGGAGGCCGAAATCGACGCGCTCGTTACGACGGATCGGGACTTCGAACGGCTCTGTGACGATGAACCCTTCGAGTACGTAAACCCCGTCCCAGAAGACGTTTTAGAGCGGTTTCACGACGCCGGCTGA
- a CDS encoding AAA family ATPase → MDAPLWTEEYAPTLSDLPQVDARELLSETVDEPLNLILQGPPGSGKTAAARALAREIHDQPDSDLTEVNVADFFGRTKTEIKNDPRFASFLVGRSDMSKRDMINHVLKESASYAPVAGEHKTLLLDNAEAVREDFQQALRRIMEKHHRTTRFVITTRQPTKLIPPIRSRCFPVTIRAPTSEEIVSVLEPIVESEDVDYDADGLEFVAGYAGGNLREAILAAQTTAFDAGEITMSAAYDVLGEVGLGEPVSSMLDDAEAGEFTDARKTLDDLLVDEGLDGQEVLGEILAQGRKRYQGSDLARLHRLVADVEFDMQEGTSDRIHVSHLLAELGREA, encoded by the coding sequence ATGGACGCGCCGCTGTGGACGGAGGAGTACGCCCCGACGCTCTCGGATCTCCCGCAGGTGGACGCGAGGGAACTACTTTCCGAGACCGTCGACGAGCCGTTGAACCTGATATTACAGGGTCCGCCGGGCAGCGGAAAGACCGCCGCCGCTCGCGCGCTCGCACGCGAAATACACGACCAGCCGGATTCGGACCTGACCGAGGTGAACGTCGCCGACTTCTTCGGGCGGACGAAAACCGAGATCAAAAACGACCCGCGCTTTGCGAGCTTTCTCGTCGGCCGATCGGACATGTCCAAGCGGGACATGATCAACCACGTGTTGAAGGAGTCTGCCAGCTACGCCCCCGTCGCGGGCGAGCACAAGACGCTCTTGCTCGACAACGCGGAGGCCGTCCGCGAAGACTTCCAGCAGGCGCTTCGACGCATCATGGAGAAACACCACCGAACGACCAGATTCGTCATCACGACGCGCCAGCCGACGAAGCTCATCCCGCCGATCCGCTCGCGGTGTTTCCCGGTGACGATCCGCGCGCCGACCAGCGAGGAGATCGTCTCGGTCCTCGAACCGATCGTCGAGTCTGAGGACGTCGACTACGACGCGGACGGCCTGGAATTCGTCGCCGGCTACGCGGGCGGCAATCTTCGGGAGGCGATCCTCGCCGCACAGACGACGGCCTTCGATGCGGGCGAGATCACGATGAGCGCGGCCTACGACGTCCTCGGCGAGGTCGGCCTCGGCGAACCGGTCTCGTCGATGCTCGACGACGCAGAGGCCGGCGAATTTACCGACGCCCGAAAGACCCTGGACGATCTGCTCGTCGACGAGGGACTCGACGGCCAGGAGGTTCTCGGCGAGATCCTGGCTCAGGGCCGAAAGCGCTACCAGGGGTCAGACCTCGCCCGGCTCCACCGTCTCGTCGCAGACGTCGAGTTCGACATGCAGGAAGGCACGAGCGATCGGATCCACGTCTCGCACCTGCTCGCCGAACTCGGTCGAGAGGCCTAA